The segment AGCGCGCTGGCCCCGGAAGACCGTCTGGAGTTGGCCGATGGCCTCAAGGTCGGGGCCGAGGCCACGCCCGTGCGCCGGGTCTACATTCCCAAGCCGGGGAGTGAAGAACTTCGGCCCCTGGGCATTCCGACGCTGCACGACCGCGCGCTGCAGACGCTGGTGCGGTTCGCCCTGGAACCCGAATGGGAAGCCAGGTTCGAGCCCAACAGCTACGGGTTCCGCCCGGGACGGTCCTGCTGGGATGCGATCGGAGCGATCTTCCAATCCGTCTCGAAGATGGACAAGTACGTCCTCGACGCCGACATCGCGAAGTGCTTCGACCGCATCGACCATGACGCGCTGCTCAAGAAGGTCAACGCTGGCCCGACCATCAC is part of the Fimbriiglobus ruber genome and harbors:
- a CDS encoding reverse transcriptase N-terminal domain-containing protein; the encoded protein is MNTDLNPMYRWEALPWRQIERDVFKLQKRIYRASARGDSQTVRTLQRLMINNRAAKLLAVRRVTQDNRGKNTAGVDGVSALAPEDRLELADGLKVGAEATPVRRVYIPKPGSEELRPLGIPTLHDRALQTLVRFALEPEWEARFEPNSYGFRPGRSCWDAIGAIFQSVSKMDKYVLDADIAKCFDRIDHDALLKKVNAGPTIT